The DNA sequence aatttaaaaatataattaatgatttttaattttaattagttaaaatatgaatttctagatatttttttttattttattagattttaaatgaatttttagattttttaaataaaaaataaaaaaagttaatgACATGGACCAATGAATGAGGGACACGTGGATACTAACTTGGCACATAACGgagaggtacctacggaagttcaAGAAGTGTGACggaggtatttttaccgccaaaaatacgacttaggtatttatctgctactcaggagaaaacttaagtatttttgccgcaaattactcttcaTATAAATCCTCTAAAAGCAAATGTGCTATGGTACAATAAAAAACGGGCTAACACAAATGGGTCacggtatttttgaaaattagatcCACCAAATGGTGGTTGATGTAAAAcctctttttttttcctaatatAAATTaggaaaaattacaaaaatattggaatttgggttggaaaatttgattttctatgcaTTTTTTATACCTAAATTTGTTTCCCAAACTAATAGTTATAGCTATTGAAAAAATGGGTATACTtttccctaaaccctaaaatacccctcccatatttttcaacctctctctctcttcctcctttctctctcaaatcaaacccaaaaccCACGCACCTCCATGCCGAGCCACCTCCTCCACCGCACCTCCATGCCGAGCCACCTCCTCCACCGCACAAAATCCACGCCGATCCACCTCCTCCACCGCACCGCTCGACCGCCGCAACCACCGCACTGCTGGACACCATGACCACCACGAAAACCGACCAAAACTAAAACCCACACGCGCAGGTCCGATTCAGGCGTGAATGGTTGGGGAAGACGAAGACCCGATGTGTCCGATGGGCTGGGCTGGGTCCGATGAGGGCTGGGTTTGGTCCGATGGGGGCTGTGCTGGGTCCGATGGGGCTGGGTCCGATGGGGGGAATGTGTCCGATGGGCTGGGTCcgatggggggggggggggctgggttcatAGTCAAGTGTTGAGTCAGATTTGAATGAGGGAGTAATGTgagaattaaataaatagtgtCCTATTTTACTAATATAAGGTATTTTaggtttaaggaaaaaaaattcccTTAATGTAaggataaaaaatcaaatttctctttgggttaacttttataaaaatattgtcatacggaaaagttttcaaaaatactgtatttttataaaacactagtaaaacactaaacagaacaacccaaaacaacagtagaacaactaaaaaataccagtagaacactagtgaaaacttaatacagtatactgcagtatgaaacttataaaaaaacacagtaaaaaaataaaaaataccacCTGACAgtattgtaaaaaaataacaaaaattagtataccatgtaaatttccctataaaTTAAGTAATAATGTGGTTTGAGGCTTATAACATCCAACCCAACCCACATAGTAATAATTAAGAGGGTAAATAAATAGGTGGTTTGGAGGGACAAATCAATGTCAGCGGAGGTTATTCTATTGGCAAGAGTAGTCCTTAATCAATGGAGAAGTGCTCAACAAAGGAGAATGGGGTCTTTATTTGTTCCTACGGGTTCAAGAATGGACTTAGAGCATTGGGTGAAACCGGTTATAGGAAAGATTAAGGTTAATGTCGATGGTGCAATCTTTGCAAGTGATAGTCGATTTGGAGCGGCAGGGGTGGCCCGGGATCATCAGGGTCGATTCATTGAAGGCTTCACGGTTTTGCGTGAGGGGTGTGTGGATTCGGCTATGGCCGAATTGGTAGGAGTTAAGGAGGCTTTGAGTTGGATAAAGAGGAAACAATGGGGATCGGTTGTGCTTGAAACCGATTCCTTGGTTGTTGTTCAGGCAATCTAAAGTATGATGAACATTCCTTCTCCTTTTGGTCTTCAAGTGGCGGTTTATCGTTCTCTTATGGCCGATTTGCCGTTAGTcacaattaattttgttaaacgttCTGTAAACAAAGTTGCACATTGTCTTGCTCGTAGCTCTTGTTTGTATTCAGATCGTATTTTTAGCGAGGATAATGTTCCTGctgattttctttctattgtaatggttgaatcttcttattaataaagttaccatttttcttcaaaaagaaaaaaaaaaaaaaaaaaagggggtaAATAAATTAAACTTTGCTCAAGCTCAACAACCAAAGTTAATTTTctcttcattaaataattaaatgtgcAAATTGATGTGAAGAAAACTTCAACTTATCAATACATCGAGTTGTATGCAacttgtttttgaaaaaaacttAAGCGAGTATTGACTGAATCATTGAAAACTTCAAATAGTAGTTAGCCTTTCACATCctgctaaatatatatatcttacccAAATAtaatagaggaaattacactctataccttttctatattgtcttcttttatttttaccttcttttttaaaatttattatttttacctttttttttaaatattgtaccaattttgcccctgtcacttcaagatactctctatgtaattctcttatgtaagggtattttgggtacaatacataaaAAAAGATGTATatctcaaataaatataaaattagaggtaaatttgattaattgatgaataaaagaggcatttttcaacttaccccaatATAATATccaatttattattttggtattCTCGTACTTGTCGACACTAGTACTGTCGGtaaattaattactaattataatcatgtatagACTTTTTcacaacaaccaaaaaaaaaaaaaaaaaaactgtgtcTTCCAAAATCCTAAGCACCCATGGAAGATATATATCCCGAAAGACTTTTTCCGATTGTgtccttttaaaaataaataaattaaattacttTGTTGACTTTTTATTCAGATAAATGAAATTTTATGTTAAATTTGGCCTAAAAAAATAAGTATGTGTTATATTTACTCTATTATTTACAattcttattatattaatagttagttaatattttattgaaaaaatatataaaattattttttttattatttaaataataataatatggtaaataaaaaaataatataaaatttagtaaaaatcaatataatattaatgacattataattaataaaaaaagtaatgaTATTAATTGTGCTAAATTTGGTATAATAAATTTTAGCATGTGCCaaatttagtatattttttagtatttatcAAATTTAACATACTTTTTAGAACAGACCCGCCAAACACATATGTTAATTTAGAATTCTCATGGGCTTGAGAACTCGCGAGCGGTCCAATTCCTTATGGATCTTGTTATCCAGaagaaattcaatttttttattgtgaaaCTATTTGTTGTCAGGGAATTGTGGAGAGGTTCGTATGGGTTATGAAGggtatttttttgttgaaacaCAAGGTCATAGTGGCGCATTGAAATGTTTTGGAAAGTTACTGAAGAAACTAAGTTACTTGGTTTTTCTAAAAACCACATTAATGATATGGCTATCTCGGTTTGGAGGTTTAGTGACATGGAGGTTAACAGGCTTATATGGTGAGCCGAATAGGAGGTTTAGATAGGATACTTGAGACTTGGTTTGTACTCTGAAGGGCAATCTTCTCTTTTTGGTGTATTATTGACAATTCTAAATAATGTGATGCTGAGAAGAGGGGAGGAAGGGCATAACTATTAGGGGTGctcacaaagtatccgatccaatccaatccgtacgatccaatctaatccaatccgcaaaatgcggatatccgcacttgtgcggattggattggattgaaaaatctaaaatccgcacttgtgcggattggatgttgtttgacctcaaaaaataaccgatccaatccaatccgcacttaattatatatatttttaaaaaattataatatgtaatatatattaattaaaaaaagacacaaacttctaatttcttaatttttttagtaatatattgagttggtgcattttatttattttgtaataaaaaacacaagaaaaataattcttatccGCAttgacacatacacataaagtttaaatatatatatactagcttatttattttaataattagatacatatatattttagtgtaaatctaaaaataagtatatatatatatatatttttttgattaagataagtatatatatatattaatatatatgtatattggtttaatttgtatataaatagagatggaaatagattagtattggagattaagaaacaatagtctttttttaatttttttttctatgaaatattaaataatttattattaaaaaagtaactgatccaaaataaccgatccaatccgcactattgcggattggattggattggatttaaactcttatgcggatcggattggatccaaaatatgaaatccgcacttagtgcggattggatgttgtttgacaaaaaaagtgcggattggatcggatgaacacccctaataacTATAGATGAATATATAGGATCACATAATTACTTATAATATTATGTAGTTTAGATTAGTTAATATCATTAGTGCACAATTTAATTAGTACGACATATATTAATCATTATTCATAATGAATTAGAATTTCATAATTTGGCGGGCCACATCACTTTGcaagagagaaaaaaattaaaggatAACGGAGCTAGCcatcaaataatataattaatatgagttaatatattattaattattcatGCACATGTATGCAGACAGTAGAATACTTAATTTCGCTTGGGGGAGTAGAGAAAGGTACGTTAAATCGCAAAAATGAGAGAGCGTGGGATCTTGTAAATCGCCTTCCAATGACCGAGAATAGAAAGAAAATCGAAAAGGCAATGGGTATTACGAAAAGTAAGCGATTTACGTATCGATGGATTCTTGAGCGCCTGGACGACTACAAAGGAGAATGGCTAAAAGAGATGAGGGGATCAATCATGGTGGTGGCCACCGTTATAGCAACGATGACGTTTCAAACGGCCACCAACCCACCAGGTGGCGTCTGGCAAGAGACCTCAAACAGCCACGTGGCGTTCGATGGGTATGTTTACTTTGACTGCGACGTAAATATATGTATAGCTGGAACGTCGGTGCTGGCTCATGCCTGGGAATCTCACTATCTCCAATTCATTAGATATAACAGCTCGGCTTTTATAGCTTCGCTAAGCGTTATACTTTTGTTAATTGGAGGACTCCCTCTAAAGAGCAAGACTTGCGTTTGGCTCTTAACTATGGCCATGTGTGCCACTTTGACGTTTATGGCTCTTACTTTTCTCAAGGGTATGTACATAGTGACTCCTTATCATATTGCACATACCATAAATAGGATCTACGACACGTCGTTTAAGATGTGGATTGGGTTGCTCGCTATCATCGGTGTGGTCCATACTATAATCTTTCTCATTTCTCTCTTCATCTATCATACAAATTATGAAACTTCCAATAATATTAAGTTGCGGAGGACTGCCTCAGTACATGATCACGACACTACTTCTTCTGGCCGTAATGATGATAATGATTCGGTTGCTTTAGTAATGGcctaataaacaaaaataatactaaGTTCGTACGTACGTTCTACCTACCCCAACCTagctaatatataatatatgtgtgTACTACGTTATATATGCTTTACCATGTGTAATAATCAGTTATATTTTGAGCGTGTTTTCCttcctattatatatatatatgtaaaagttTGCTTGATAATAAAGGGGCTGGGTGATTAATCTATTGTATCTGCaatctataatatatatatatatatatatatatatatatatatatacatgtcctagatatctatttatataattataaaatccTTTAGCATTTAACTTTCCTTTCTTATATACATGCATGCTGACTTTTTCCACGATCATTTCTAATTGATGATCACCTTTTTAAAGAGAAAATTATCACTCTTCATCGTATAGTGCATGTTCATtccttttcaaaaataaataaatacaaagatTAGTCATGTTTAGTTGTGTTCATCAAAttaagttatattattttaattatcacCTAAAAATTAGTGTCATTTTTAAATTTCGTATGaagtgatatatatatacatataaaaatatatatgtgtacGTGGAATGAGTAAATTAACACAATTCAATCATAGGTGAACatttttgtattgtattaaatgaaATTGGTAGtctttataataattttaaagatATTTGTTTTTTGCATTTgttcaaaatattttaatgttctAGTCATAGAGCTTAACTAAATACACTTCAACTACATCTTGTAGTAATTCTTTTGATGGTGGAATTATCCAAATTGTATTCATAATTAAATGGTGCAGTTGAGACTTTTTccgaaaaaaagaaaaaaaaatcatcaactatataataaactaattagAAATGCTAAAAAGGCACCACAGTCATTCTCCCTCACAGTCGTTCTCCTATTGTGCCTCACTTTTCACAATTTTATAGTATATGTAAATTCTCCTAAAATATTAATGCCccacaatttatatatatatatataaatatatataaaatgttttacttaaaaaatttctcttttcgtttaatttcttttcaaaactgttaaagcaaaaaaaatttacattatgaatattaaaattaataattatgtgaaaCATATATAAAATGCAATACTTATGTTTAATTAAAgtaatatattttcattttaatttatggtgatattaaatatttgtgataattttttagaaGTGTGAACTTAATAATGGTCAAGCCACTTGTATGAGATATATTTGAATATTTTGGAAATTTTGGGTATAAATTAATTGACTGAACACAGCGCAATTAGTTTATAGACTTTTAGTCACTTTGGGTTTTAGAAGAAAACTCATTTTTAATGTCACACTTGAATAAGTTTAGAGATGATcacttgaattattattcaattttgAGGAGAATCAGATAACCAAAATTTTGTATTGACCtgatattttgtatttttatttttatatatattttgactcGACCTTGAATAACTTAGCCAGTGGACCGAGACACTGGACTCAACCTTGCTTGGACTCCAGTCTTGACCCCGGCTTTGACCTCAGACTCGAATTTGGTCAGGACCCCAACCCCAGACCTCGGACCCCAGTAGACCTTGAGCCCTACTCCCCACCCCGACCATAACCCAAGTATCAATTTTCTTGGGATTTCTACGTTAAGTATATATTGATGTGAAAATTAAGATTAGGATCCAAAGCATTTACTTCTccaaattatacaattttatttattttcttcccAAAATTTATCATATATACATCCATCTAACGAATAATTTGACACTTTATGAAAAATAACCTTTTGATTTTTATGGATAGAAATAAATTTATGAGTGGagaatattaattgctaaagtTTTGTGCTTTCATGTTAGCTGTGTACATTTAAAGTAATTCTTCCAAGTTGCTTCAAAAAGAAAATTCTTCCAAGTGAGTTGTCAGTATCATTTAACCAGAATCGTCTCTAATGGAGCTTTTATACCTATGAAAGAGTAATATACATCATAGAGCTTCGACAGAACTCTATTCTCCCCTTATCACCTACTTTTGGCCATTCTATCTCGCTCAAAATAAAAGAACACTGTTATTAGGTATTAATGGTATCTAGTAGTACTACTACCAccaattgattatatatatcttatctaagatgaAAACCCCtaggaaataaaaaatatcaagTTCATCAGCTGCTGAGCCCTCTCAAGTTCATCATGACGACATTAACAGAAATCGAAACTGGGAGTCAGAGAGATCACTATGATGATTATACAACTATGATGATCAAGCTTTATGAGGCTGCAGTGAAAGGATGTGTAGAGACACTGAATTCATTGCTTGAAGAAGATAAACTCCTTCTAAGTAAGATTTCACTCACTCGTTTTGTTGAAACACCTTTACACATCTCATCACTACATGGCCATGTTGATTTCACTAAACAACTTCTTAACCACAAACCAAAACTGGCATCTAAGCTAGACCACCACAAACGCTCACCTCTTCACTTGGCTGCCTCAGAAGGACACGTGGAGATAGCCCGAGCCTTGTTACACACAAATAAAGATGTATGCATGGTTGAAGACAATGATGGGAGAATACCTCTCCACTATGCTGCCATGAATGGTTGTGTCGACTTGATTCATCTACTCCTTATTAGCGCAGGAGTGGAATCAGTTTGTCAAAAGCTTCCAAGTGGGGAAACAGCACTACATCTTTGTGTTCAACATAACCATTTAGAGGCTCTGAAATTGTTGGTAGAATCAGCAGTATTGTCACTGAGTCTTAATAATAGCACAGAAGTTCTCAATGCAAGAGTGGTTGAAAGTGGTAACACCATTTTGCATCTAGCAGTCATCCAGAGGCAGGTTGAGGTAAGCAGTTTTTTTCTTAGCTGctacaatttttcaaatctatttggataaaaaaaataaaatatattaggaCTATTTTGTACTATGTAATTTTGATTGAGtttgttgttttgttaaataataaaataaaccatatattttatttaataaatggtAATAGCACTATGAGCTcaattttagttaattttttttaataacaacTTAAAGATAATTTCTAAAACGAACGGATTAACGTAACCAATtttgtaataatatatttagatcgacttattattaaattttattttgaataaaaaaattagtttagtactattttaaaaaatatgggctcgtttggaacgccgtattaggtcgtattgtattgtattatattgaattgtattttatgcaatatttttatgtaaaactatatgtgatattaacttttatgtacacctaaatatataatattttagtataaattaaagtttaacatagtattatacaaaaatatgatatataatccaattcaatataatacaatacaatgcaAACTAATACGTaaagaataatattatattgtaaTAATTTGGCtataaaaattatgtatattaggcttttttttttttttttttttttttgcaaaaagaaaaactacACATATTTTTTGGTGATCTtttgaaatattataataaagacATACACAATCTACTCCCTAAATTAACTGCTTTTATATATACCCACTTAGACTGTAGAGTACTTGGTTTCTATGAAAGAGATGGACAAGGACATCTTGAACTGGAAAGATCATAAGGCCTCTGATCTCCTTAACGACCAACCACAAGACTTCAACACCTTCAGACTCCAACGTGTGATGATGATGAACATGAAACAGCAGCCAATGTCGACTACgtgtcataataataataataataaatcactTTTAAGCAAGCAATGGATTAGTATACACCTAAGGAAACAAAGGAGGCAATGGTTGAAAAACGTAGAAGGATCAATCATGGTGGTGGCCACTCTCATTGTGTCCACCACATTTCAGGCCGCAGTTAACCCTCCCGGCGGTGTCTGGcaacaaacaaacaacacaACCCAAGCAAGCAACGACATTTCTGATTGCAGCAACCAAACATGTATTGCAGGAACTTCGGTCATGGCTCATATTGACAACGACAATTATGCCTTCTTTGTTTGGTTCAACAGCATTGCTTTTCTGGGTTCTCTTAGtataataattttgattattgggGGAGTACCTATGAACAATAAGTTTTGGATTTGGCTATTTGATTTGGTGTTGTTTGTCACTCTGTTTTGCGTGGGTGAGTCTTTCTTACATGCCAATATCTTAGTGACTCCAGATCATGGTGATTATTATGAAAGCCTTGATACGGTATACAAATGCTCCATTTATGTGTGGGAGGGGATGTTTGTGGTTATGGGGGCTTGGCACCTTGCTTACCTTGTCATTAAGCTACGAAATTGGTTGCACAAGCGCAGCTGCTGCAATATTAATGGCAGAATTAAATAATTCGGTGGGGAGCCTCATAAATAATTGAGAATATTTGTTAGCTTGATTTTTGTTTCTATTTGAAAGAATGAATAAATTGTA is a window from the Cannabis sativa cultivar Pink pepper isolate KNU-18-1 chromosome 1, ASM2916894v1, whole genome shotgun sequence genome containing:
- the LOC115707154 gene encoding ankyrin repeat-containing protein BDA1-like, producing the protein MTTLTEIETGSQRDHYDDYTTMMIKLYEAAVKGCVETLNSLLEEDKLLLSKISLTRFVETPLHISSLHGHVDFTKQLLNHKPKLASKLDHHKRSPLHLAASEGHVEIARALLHTNKDVCMVEDNDGRIPLHYAAMNGCVDLIHLLLISAGVESVCQKLPSGETALHLCVQHNHLEALKLLVESAVLSLSLNNSTEVLNARVVESGNTILHLAVIQRQVETVEYLVSMKEMDKDILNWKDHKASDLLNDQPQDFNTFRLQRVMMMNMKQQPMSTTCHNNNNNKSLLSKQWISIHLRKQRRQWLKNVEGSIMVVATLIVSTTFQAAVNPPGGVWQQTNNTTQASNDISDCSNQTCIAGTSVMAHIDNDNYAFFVWFNSIAFLGSLSIIILIIGGVPMNNKFWIWLFDLVLFVTLFCVGESFLHANILVTPDHGDYYESLDTVYKCSIYVWEGMFVVMGAWHLAYLVIKLRNWLHKRSCCNINGRIK
- the LOC115704532 gene encoding uncharacterized protein LOC115704532 — translated: MQTVEYLISLGGVEKGTLNRKNERAWDLVNRLPMTENRKKIEKAMGITKSKRFTYRWILERLDDYKGEWLKEMRGSIMVVATVIATMTFQTATNPPGGVWQETSNSHVAFDGYVYFDCDVNICIAGTSVLAHAWESHYLQFIRYNSSAFIASLSVILLLIGGLPLKSKTCVWLLTMAMCATLTFMALTFLKGMYIVTPYHIAHTINRIYDTSFKMWIGLLAIIGVVHTIIFLISLFIYHTNYETSNNIKLRRTASVHDHDTTSSGRNDDNDSVALVMA